The Phaenicophaeus curvirostris isolate KB17595 chromosome 27, BPBGC_Pcur_1.0, whole genome shotgun sequence genome has a segment encoding these proteins:
- the GKN2 gene encoding gastrokine-2: MAGFAAALVLLGVFWTQASALQTFLLHQPGKDYVTGTMTIQNDDNIVDVHVRSGVYSSDTIFDYSRGYIATRLFSRNACFIMKINKDDIPELQQLGRLAFERKAMEAMYSPNNVWVEFRSGHSFLGGLRNWIVYGRAIQQLCSGLPLYELESTQPRSSLRGCASAGIPSILGINICAKLQG, encoded by the exons atggctGGATTT GCTGCCGCTCTCGTTTTGCTGGGAGTCTTCTGGACCCAGGCTTCTGCACTGCAG ACCTTTCTCCTGCACCAACCTGGCAAAGACTATGTCACTGGAACTATGACCATCCAGAATGATGACAACATTGTTGATGTCCATGTCCGTTCTGGCGTGTACTCCTCTGACACCATTTTTGACTACTCACGT GGGTATATTGCAACAAGGCTGTTTTCACGAAATGCCTGCTTTatcatgaaaataaacaaggacgacatcccagagctgcagcaacTTGGACGCCTGGCTTTTGAGAGAAAG GCTATGGAGGCAATGTACTCTCCAAATAATGTGTGGGTAGAGTTTCGATCTGGCCATTCCTTCCTCGGGGGTCTCAGAAACTGGATTGTCTACGGCAGAGCCATTCAACAACTCTGTTCAGGTCTGCCTCTCTACGAGCTGGAAAGCACCCAAC CACGATCGAGCCTTCGTGGCTGCGCCAGTGCAGGAATTCCAAGCATTTTGGGCATTAATATCTGTGCTAAACTCCAAGGCTGA
- the GKN1 gene encoding gastrokine-1 → MKFSIVIASLLGVLLAPALAERKGKEDFKGHHDESSSGGAWVRSNSEEGSDWKSVWDVKTGYAATKIFSKNVCVIAKLEGNFPEKPAPAQGHKGHGPQQLPPTENRFIISRRRLQNLHPYGELIQALCRGIPSYLASPAVGSNFLQEQVSCWHVHVKELFITKSLSLCL, encoded by the exons ATGAAGTTTTCT ATTGTGATTGCTTCTCTTCTTGGAGTtctgctggctccagctcttGCTGAGAGG aaGGGCAAGGAAGACTTCAAGGGGCACCACGATGAAAGCTCTTCAGGTGGCGCTTGGGTCAGATCCAACTCAGAGGAAGGCTCTGACTGGAAATCTGTCTGGGACGTTAAGACT ggCTATGCTGCAACCAAGATCTTTTCAAAAAACGTCTGCGTCATTGCTAAATTAGAGGGTAATTTTCCTGAGAAACCTGCACCAGCTCAAGGCCACAAG ggacatggtccTCAGCAGCTCCCACCCACAGAGAATCGCTTCATTATCTCAAGAAGGAGACTCCAAAACTTGCACCCATATGGGGAACTGATTCAAGCTCTGTGCCGAGGAATTCCCTCTTACCTTGCTAGCCCCGCTGTTG GATCCAACTTCCTACAAGAACAAGTCTCGTGTTGGCACGTTCATGTTAAGGAACTGTTTATTACaaagtctctctctctttgtcttTAA